The genome window GGCACCATCTTCACTACAGATCTTTGCGCTCTTTATCAACTTTTTCTTTCCGGTGTTGGCTTTTATAGTGGTTTCCGTCAGGGTGGCGGGCAGGGTGGCCAGCAGCCAGTTTTCCATGGATGATTGGCTGGTCTGCATTGCCATGCTGATGTCGGTCGCAGAGACGGTCATCAGCTTCTTTTGTACATGTCCCCTTGCTATTTTCCTGCTATGGCAACAACCACTAACTGACTCTTTTTCTGTCCAGTCATCAAAACAAACTTCATTGGCATCCCCATCAGCCAAGTCCCATCCCACGACCCTACTCAGGGTCTTATCTGGGCTTATGCCGTGCAGATATTGTACAACCCCATTCTCGCCCTCGTCAAGTCATCTGCGCTTATTTTCCTGTCTCGATTGTTCGGTCAAAAAGACGGCGTCAGACGGTTTCTGCTCTGGCTCAACATTGCCAACATCTCCCAGATGGTGGCTGTCTTTTTTGCTATCACGTTTCAATGCCTACCCATCGCCTTTAATTGGGATCTCACTACTAGGGGTGGTAGGTGTGTTGACCGCCGGGTGCTATACACTTGCACGGCCGTGATCAACATCGCCACCGACCTCCTGATCTTGGGGACGCCGATTTGGATATTTGCCAAGCTGAAGATACCGAGACGGACAAAGATggcgttgttgtttgtttttttgttggggTTTTTGTATGtgacctccctcttctcacTTGGTTATCTTGTGTGCTGACCTGGGTTGTGGTGAAAAAGAGTAACCATCACCTCCGTCGTCCGCCTCGTCTTGCTGGTTCAGGGATTATTCAACCTTACTGCGCTGTCTGATCCGACGTCGAACGTCGGGTTTGTCACCTCTGCCATTGAGACGAACCTGGCGCTTATTACCGCTTCTGCCCCGGCGTTGAGGCCTATAtttcggaggagggagaggggtgggtggttaGGTCGATCCACCATCGCCCCTGCGACAACCAATGGAGCTCCTGATTTGGAATCAGGGCAGAAATCGGTTGGTTGGGACAAGGCTAATAGATCGTCCTCCCCTGCGAGGAGTGTCAGGGCTAAGTTTGGACGTGGCGGGAGTAAGTTGtctcgaggagggagggcgagaagaggggggagaggagggaaaTTACGGCCTATCATCACCAGGGTCATCACGACGAccgaacagcagcaggagctCCGAAGTTCGAGTCCGAGGGAGAGCGAGGAgcagacgatgacgaggaatGGGATTATGAGGGTTAGTGATGTGCagagggagattgaggagattGCTAttgggttggcgaggacTACGACAATGACGAGTAGGGGGtcgatggaggaggagagggggaggacaagggggagggtggtggtttatAGTGAGAGTATTTATCCGGAGTATGTTCCTGATTTATTacctggtgatggtggggggggaaAGTTGGatttgagggtgagggatgaggagaggaggtatgatgaggggagggtgtcgaggaggtATGGGGTTGTTACGCCTAGGGCTGGGGTGACGCCTacggggaggggttgggaggggagtgggCGGCCTTTTtagggggggtgttgagcgCCTCTGTTTTCTTCTGTTTTGGGTGGTTTGCTTTGGATATGGTGTTTTGGTGTTTGGGAAGGGTTGGGGCTGGGTTTGTCATTTTGGACTATGGTTCTGGGAGGGGTTTATGGCTGGGGAAAATGGCTTGTGTCTGTTAAATACCACTTTCATTTGTTCATTTATCCGAGGTAGTGTGTAAATAGCTTTCTG of Podospora pseudopauciseta strain CBS 411.78 chromosome 7 map unlocalized CBS411.78m_7, whole genome shotgun sequence contains these proteins:
- a CDS encoding uncharacterized protein (EggNog:ENOG503PC7D; COG:S), yielding MDASSLLALPTSPAPSSLQIFALFINFFFPVLAFIVVSVRVAGRVASSQFSMDDWLVCIAMLMSVAETVISFFFIKTNFIGIPISQVPSHDPTQGLIWAYAVQILYNPILALVKSSALIFLSRLFGQKDGVRRFLLWLNIANISQMVAVFFAITFQCLPIAFNWDLTTRGGRCVDRRVLYTCTAVINIATDLLILGTPIWIFAKLKIPRRTKMALLFVFLLGFLVTITSVVRLVLLVQGLFNLTALSDPTSNVGFVTSAIETNLALITASAPALRPIFRRRERGGWLGRSTIAPATTNGAPDLESGQKSVGWDKANRSSSPARSVRAKFGRGGSKLSRGGRARRGGRGGKLRPIITRVITTTEQQQELRSSSPRESEEQTMTRNGIMRVSDVQREIEEIAIGLARTTTMTSRGSMEEERGRTRGRVVVYSESIYPEYVPDLLPGDGGGGKLDLRVRDEERRYDEGRVSRRYGVVTPRAGVTPTGRGWEGSGRPF